The Mucilaginibacter rubeus genomic interval TGGCATTTTTACCGGCGCAGTTATCCTAAGCAATCCAGCTTGGTTTAAATATAAGATCGTTTGGATCAAATCAAAGTCCACCAATTTTTTAAACGCCAAAAAACAACCGCTCCGGCGGCATGAGGATATCTGCATTTTTTATAATAAGCAGCCACTTTATCAACCTCAAATGATACCCGGCAAACCTTATAATAGAGGGTGGCGGAGAAAGACAACCACAGGGTGCTATGGGGAGTACAAACCTTCGCCTATTTTAAGCACCAGCGGGGACAGATATCCTTTTGATATTTTGTTTTTTGATGAGGAAGAACCCGACGATTGGTTTTATTGTAAAACCTGTGAGCATGAAGAAACGAGGCCTTATCATCCGACACAAAAGCCGGTTGACCTTGGCCGCTACCTTATTCGGACGTTCACCACACCTGGAGCGGTGGTACTGGATAACGCCTGCGGTTGCGATTCTTTTTTGATTGCCGCTATCCGGGAAGCCCGGAATTTTATCGGCATCGAGAAAAATAACGGGGCCTATCATCAAAAGGTTAAACCCATAGATTTTGTTAAAATAGCTAGGGAGCGGATAGCGGCAGAGCCGCCGCCCAACTTCTTATTTAATGGGTGAAACTCCAAATTGATAATCAGGATTTCCGTTGCTTTTGCAACGGCAAGATGTCTTTTTGTTTCACAAAAAGTCTCTTGCCCTTCCAGGGGGGAGATAAAAAACTTCGCAACTCGTTTTTTCTATGGCTGACCTAAAGAAGTTAATCGGGAGACCAAAATTAGCGGAGGGCAAACGAACCAAGTTTATCAACGTCAGGTTTACTGAAGTGGAATATCGGGAAATTGCCGACCTCGAAAAAGAGCTGGGTATTTCTAAAACAGATCTGATCAGAATGCGCATGCTATCCGATGCGAAAAAAGTCGTAATCAATTCCCGGGAGTTAATTAGATACATTGACAGCGCCGGCGCTGAAATGGGAAGAATTGGAAATAATATCAATCAATTAGCCAAACATGCCAATACGCTAAGATTAAAAAGTGCATTAAACCCGGAGGTTATTACGCAATTCAACTTTTTGTTTGATGAATACATCCATGTTCAACAGCAATTTGAGGTGTCCCTTCGTAAAATCATCAGGGCAATGGGCATTTGAATTCGTGCTACCCTTGTAATCGCAAATTAATCCGGTATGTGTTATCGTATATTAAAACAAGCTATACGGATAAGCAAGTCGACAGATCACAAGATCGATAGATTAGAAGATTCGGAACTCGTAAGATAGCCTGCTTGTTAGTTCGGCAGATCGCAAGTTATGCTGATTCCCTGATCGGTAGCTTATTAGCTATTGAGATAAGCTGATTGGCTGATTTTAAGATTCGCAGATCAGGAGATCGTAAGATTACCAGCTCGTGAGATCGGTTGCTAAGTTGATTGCCAGCTACTAAGATTGCCTGATTGGTAGCTATCGAGATCGGTTCATTTAAAAATAAACAGATCGATAGATAGGTTTTCCTAACGCTGATTAATCAATGATCGCTCACATTCTTGAAAAGCCTTCCCGAACATTTGCCGGTGTGAAGTACAATACGAACAAAGTTGACCGGAATACAGGCGAACTGATGCTGATTGCCAACTTCGGTGCTATCCAGGCACTCAACAATCCCCGGCCACAGGATCTGGTAAACTATCTGTTAATGATTTCAGCACAGAACAAAGGCATTACAAACACACAATTCCATGCCGTCGTTTCGGCTACCGGCCGCAGTTATAGCAAACAGGAATTGACAAAAGCCGCAGTGATGTGGATGAAAGAAATGAAGTACGGCGAGCAACCTTATCTCATTGTCTTTCATAAAGACACAGATAATAACCACGTACATATTGTGAGTTCCCGTGTAGGAAAGGACGGAAAGCAGATTGACCGCGATTACGAACAGGTGCGGGCAGTCCGAAATATGAACAAAGTGTTAGGCTATGACTTTGCTATGCAATACCGGTTTAGTACTAAAGCACAGTTCTATCTGATACTGGAAAACCTACGCTTTCTTGGCCGGGATTACCTCAATGAGGAAAAGATTCAAAAGCGAATACAATCCTATAAACCAGACAAAGCACGAATAGCAGAATTAAAAGGATTGTTTATGATCCACAGAGCAGACACTGATTTTGTCCGGCAGATGAAAACGCAATATGGACTTGACCTTATATTTCATTCTTCGGAAGGTAAAGCGCCATACGGTTATTCGGTCATCGACCATTCCACAAAGCAGGTCTTCAAAGGAAGCGAAATCCTTAACCTTAAAATGCTTTTGGATGCGGACATCAATATTGGTCTGTTACAACACCCGCCAATCATTGACCTATACGACTACCTAAGTGAGAACGCAATAACCTATTATTCCGAACAGTCCACGGAACCAATCTACATTCAGCCGGTGATGATTGCCGATGATGTAGACGACCAGCAGGTGCTTGGCATGAAACGCCGGAGGCAAAGGAAAGCAAGAACAAATACCCGGTAAGGGATAAATCCATGAAAAATTA includes:
- a CDS encoding DNA-methyltransferase codes for the protein MDIPLSHYLNTVIEGDCLEIMHMFPDRSIDLVLCDLPYGTTLNPWDIPIDFTLLWLQYKRIIKPNGVIALTAAGIFTGAVILSNPAWFKYKIVWIKSKSTNFLNAKKQPLRRHEDICIFYNKQPLYQPQMIPGKPYNRGWRRKTTTGCYGEYKPSPILSTSGDRYPFDILFFDEEEPDDWFYCKTCEHEETRPYHPTQKPVDLGRYLIRTFTTPGAVVLDNACGCDSFLIAAIREARNFIGIEKNNGAYHQKVKPIDFVKIARERIAAEPPPNFLFNG
- a CDS encoding plasmid mobilization protein, whose protein sequence is MADLKKLIGRPKLAEGKRTKFINVRFTEVEYREIADLEKELGISKTDLIRMRMLSDAKKVVINSRELIRYIDSAGAEMGRIGNNINQLAKHANTLRLKSALNPEVITQFNFLFDEYIHVQQQFEVSLRKIIRAMGI
- a CDS encoding relaxase/mobilization nuclease domain-containing protein, with the translated sequence MKYNTNKVDRNTGELMLIANFGAIQALNNPRPQDLVNYLLMISAQNKGITNTQFHAVVSATGRSYSKQELTKAAVMWMKEMKYGEQPYLIVFHKDTDNNHVHIVSSRVGKDGKQIDRDYEQVRAVRNMNKVLGYDFAMQYRFSTKAQFYLILENLRFLGRDYLNEEKIQKRIQSYKPDKARIAELKGLFMIHRADTDFVRQMKTQYGLDLIFHSSEGKAPYGYSVIDHSTKQVFKGSEILNLKMLLDADINIGLLQHPPIIDLYDYLSENAITYYSEQSTEPIYIQPVMIADDVDDQQVLGMKRRRQRKARTNTR